One genomic region from Yarrowia lipolytica chromosome 1C, complete sequence encodes:
- a CDS encoding uncharacterized protein (Compare to YALI0C10846g, weakly similar to uniprot|P41834 Saccharomyces cerevisiae YOR075w UFE1 syntaxin (T-SNARE) of the ER, similar to Saccharomyces cerevisiae UFE1 (YOR075W); ancestral locus Anc_5.679), with the protein MPNLTPLFFDLVGPTAPKKGLPKHAFDKEADTANSLISELQTFLTNVRPSYLSVRTLKEGRNESELARALRYGARVDSSDSNDANAPKSTYMTDKQRDEVDYETKSAVQNLTRKIRALEKWTEDEKRKKKEQKGGFLSALMKDELQEGVEKTQQQHRDAVLWYLNDRLRAVSEMQQTMQEQRLARERERVMSRNNVVIGRPPALGASDQRETNTALDGNEKKTSEPFDSTISPEMIQQLESEHAELLDSLQGKLGKVHEAEKSLYEISEMQNELTMHLASQSEKIQSLINDANQTTVDVGDANKNLESAKSRNRKASRMIIGISLFLAFLLLFYDYMMW; encoded by the coding sequence ATGCCCAATCTGACGCCGTTATTTTTCGATCTGGTGGGACCGACCGCGCCCAAGAAGGGGCTGCCCAAACATGCCTTtgacaaggaggccgaTACAGCCAACAGTCTGATTTCGGAGCTGCAGACGTTTCTCACCAACGTCAGACCGTCGTACTTGTCTGTGCGCACGCTGAAGGAGGGCCGGAACGAATCGGAGCTAGCGCGGGCCTTGCGGTACGGTGCGCGAGTTGATTCAAGCGATTCCAACGACGCCAATGCGCCAAAATCGACGTATATGACTGACAAGCAGCGAGATGAGGTGGATTACGAGACCAAGTCTGCGGTCCAGAATCTCACGCGCAAGATCCGGGCGCTGGAAAAGTGGACGGAGGACGAAAAACGCAAGAAAAAAGAGCAAAAGGGCGGCTTTCTGAGCGCACTCATGAAGGATGAGCTGCAGGAGGGAGTGGAAAAGACCCAGCAGCAACACAGAGATGCGGTGCTGTGGTATCTGAACGACCGATTGCGAGCCGTCAGCGAGATGCAACAGACCATGCAGGAGCAGCGTTTGGCCCGAGAACGAGAACGAGTCATGAGCAGAAACAACGTCGTGATAGGCAGGCCTCCTGCACTGGGTGCTAGTGACCAGAGGGAAACCAACACGGCATTGGACGGCAACGAAAAGAAGACGTCGGAGCCCTTCGATTCGACAATCTCGCCTGAAATGATCCAGCAACTCGAATCTGAACATGCCGAACTACTGGACTCACTACAGGGCAAGTTGGGCAAGGTGCACGAGGCCGAAAAGTCGCTCTACGAGATTTCCGAGATGCAGAATGAGCTGACCATGCACCTGGCCAGTCAATCGGAGAAAATCCAGTCGCTGATTAACGATGCCAACCAGACGACTGTGGATGTTGGAGATGCTAACAAGAATCTGGAGAGCGCCAAGAGCAGGAACAGAAAGGCGTCGCGCATGATAATCGGTATTAGTTTGTTCCTGGcgtttctgctgctgttctaCGACTACATGATGTGGTAA
- a CDS encoding uncharacterized protein (Compare to YALI0C10868g, Full length Line element,uniprot|Q8NIP3 Yarrowia lipolytica Reverse transcriptase) — MSFTSTTTPSKAPCKSTQAKMKSPNVKVITANIGGFKMAEALNRLPDTIVNIIRTTHYPDLVLLQETNWVDSSLQTAQQIISNSPYPGGRHYTLLGSTAGVSNRSVGVGLVYSDNVTITNFTTVFEYFPALDNRLCLADVHIKGTDRHLSLINVYAPNEQGASPFTNRQFYQSLDDYLRLHPCQYPLIAAGDWNAVASNDGRIGEKVTTHLKDFLANWDLLDTYTLISKHRKGLYTHTNNSRGAGRRLDQLHISSTLSQWIKSTQLVTNKQGHNITKSSHHAVQFVFNFGNLTQRQDRGPGTWRMPWWVFDTEYIAWLKFHVKSILKRYGPLKPSLKLQCLKENIKVTIQQEAKNRALRDSNHPDNRRREALMATASDWQAYPANEPYPMLHARVEQSKQQMEIHSLRNHQGRVKTDTSSLCDISARYFDNIFDRAADINDTDDSAFLDLFPEETRRVNTANPSLDSSFTKEEIFDTIKASTHNSAPGPDGIPYRFYRDCWDELGDLMTDVYNEAGADSPISTERNTAIIKLLYKSGDQADISNYRPISLINTEVKIYTQLINKAIQNILPDSIHGAQNGFVPGRHITNNLDTMDHFCNAYSQLNMGWVVGSLDFRKAYDTISQSWVIKTLRNVGVSELMINRILAVQQNAVTRINIRGVLSRPVRIKIGVRQGCPLSPTLFIIAVDALVRRLDREMFGLAPGLPLSHHHTTGHRPPQPPTHPEAVAAGHMKVSAFADDIAVFLNNIQDVATVGRVLCLFQRVSGLTLNPSKTVLQKIGPPDCFVPLTFIDAEWQRTIDATWPTDNNTRQAPTLRTSDNIFRYLGVHFGNRERLDTHYAQIKEDLKESLRRLSLWGLPYYSKAWMINIYFFSKLNFLGPYVSQIDNTFIRELNELACDKINKLSPDKTRKTFSNGFIQTPVGRGGLNLRDMGRFMVCLKAARAYRFFHGSSPALWDCTFQFYSRTHSLTQEKPHQRVDCRFPTGQAWGYAASPTMRDAIRASFELNKPLTAEHANPREDHEPSTTDTVNHRIWERNQVNVRAAESFREAHVDIAAARRYHPVRMVSTAEIDHLRWSMGPLTLENFMFHKTSSPDLPNFPHTLARPKKWTQRSDYGGISDDMVWQEVMHDLRKHYIADANKAQVLHLMRISRLPLVKWRYPDDHVFTKKNPGCGLCDKAIIQDLHEHIFCKCEVLLSMLTRMKIPSVDSLKDWIFTESKCGVLPSFPGHVNSDAPRKHQQVKTRKYLRELAYGIWKMERSLRYSGDDATLGHVQQGLLQFLKEAQMCFYDGQPPALHDERE, encoded by the coding sequence ATGTCTTTCACCTCTACTACCACCCCTTCTAAAGCCCCATGTAAGAGCACCCAGGCCAAAATGAAATCTCCGAATGTTAAAGTCATCACGGCTAACATCGGCGGTTTTAAGATGGCGGAAGCGCTTAACCGATTACCCGACACCATTGTAAACATTATTCGAACTACTCACTACCCcgatctcgtccttcttcaagagaCGAACTGGGTGGACTCCTCCCTACAAACCGCTCAACAAATCATTTCAAACTCGCCCTACCCGGGGGGCAGACACTACACCCTCCTCGGCTCCACAGCTGGTGTTTCTAATAGAAGCGTCGGCGTGGGGCTAGTCTATTCCGAcaacgtcaccatcacaaacTTTACAACAGTTTTTGAATACTTCCCAGCCCTAGACAACAGACTGTGTTTGGCCGACGTGCACATCAAAGGCACCGACAGACACCTATCGCTGATCAACGTATACGCACCAAACGAGCAGGGAGCCTCCCCCTTCACTAACCGGCAGTTCTACCAGTCACTAGACGACTATCTACGCCTCCATCCCTGCCAATACCCCCTGATAGCGGCAGGCGATTGGAACGCGgtcgcctccaacgacggcaGGATTGGCGAAAAAGTGACGACTCACCTTAAGGACTTCTTAGCTAACTGGGACTTACTAGACACCTACACTCTAAtcagcaaacacagaaaaggcctctacactcacaccaacaacagccgcgGAGCTGGCAGGCGCCTGGATCAGCTGCACATCTCTTCGACACTCTCACAGTGGATCAAATCCACACAACTGGtaaccaacaagcagggtcACAACATCACGAAGTCCTCTCACCACGCGGTCCAATTCGTCTTTAACTTTGGCAACCTCACCCAGCGACAAGACAGAGGCCCAGGCACCTGGAGGATGCCCTGGTGGGTTTTTGATACAGAGTACATTGCTTGGCTCAAGTTCCACGTCAAATCCATTCTGAAGCGATATGGTCCTTTGAAGCCCAGCCTGAAGCTGCAATGCCTGAAAGAAAACATTAAGGTCACCATCCAACAGGAAGCCAAAAACCGCGCACTTCGAGATTCCAACCACCCAGACAACAGACGCCGCGAGGCCCTcatggcaacagcctcaGACTGGCAAGCCTACCCAGCTAACGAGCCATACCCGATGCTCCATGCTCGGGTCGAACAATCCAAGcaacagatggagatccacTCCCTACggaaccaccaaggccgagtgaagaccgacacctcctctctctgcgACATCTCAGCTCGATACTTTGACAACATCTTCGACAGAGCTGCCGATATCAacgacaccgacgacagcgcCTTTTTAGACCTCTTCCCCGAAGAAACCCGGAGGGTGAATACAGCTAACCCAAGCCTGGACTCGTCTtttaccaaggaggagatcttcgATACCATCAAGGCGTCTACGCACAACAGCGCGCCAGGGCCAGACGGCATCCCGTACAGGTTCTACCGCGACTGCTGGGATGAGCTGGGGGACTTGATGACGGACGTCTACAACGAAGCTGGAGCCGACTCGCCCATCAGCACCGAACGCAACACCGCTATCatcaaactactgtacaagtcggGAGATCAGgccgacatctccaactacaggcCTATTTCTTTGATCAACACAGAGGTGAAGATCTACACACAGCTCATTAACAAAgccatccagaacattCTTCCGGACAGCATTCACGGCGCCCAAAACGGTTTCGTACCGGGTCGACACATCACTAACAAtctcgacaccatggaTCATTTTTGCAACGCCTACTCCCAGCTGAACATGGGTTGGGTCGTAGGATCACTGGACTTCCGGAAAGCCTACGACACTATCAGCCAGAGTTGGGTGATAAAGACGCTTCGAAATGTGGGTGTCTCGGAACTGATGATCAACCGTATCCTAGCTGTACAACAGAACGCAGTAACGAGAATCAACATCAGAGGTGTCCTATCTCGCCCAGTCCGCATCAAGATCGGAGTGAGACAAGGAtgccctctctctccaaccctcttcatcatcgcAGTAGACGCACTTGTGCGTCGTCTGGACCGAGAGATGTTTGGACTGGCCCCAGGCCTGCCACtatcccaccaccacaccactgGGCACAGGCCGCCACAACCCCCTACTCACCCggaggcagtggcagctggACACATGAAGGTGTCGGCTTTCGCGGACGACATAGCGgtgttcctcaacaacatccaggacgTGGCCACGGTTGGTAGAGtgctctgcctcttccaacggGTCTCAGGCCTCACACTAAACCCGTCAAAGACGGTGCTTCAGAAGATCGGCCCCCCCGATTGTTTTGTTCCACTAACCTTTATTGACGCAGAATGGCAGCGAACAATTGACGCCACCTGGCcaaccgacaacaacacacgacAGGCCCCGACGCTCCGGACATCTGACAACATTTTCCGGTACCTCGGAGTACACTTCGGAAATCGCGAAAGGTTGGACACGCACTAcgctcagatcaaggaggacctcaaggagtcgcTGCGACGCCTTTCACTATGGGGTCTCCCCTATTACAGCAAGGCGTGGATGATCAacatctacttcttctcgaaactGAATTTCCTTGGACCCTACGTCAGCCAGATCGACAACACCTTCATCCGAGAGCTGAACGAACTAGCGtgcgacaagatcaacaaatTATCACCCGACAAAACACGCAAAACCTTCAGCAATGGTTTCATCCAAACTCCGgtaggcagaggaggactgAACCTGCGGGACATGGGACGTTTCATGGTGTGCCTGAAGGCCGCTCGGGCTTACAGGTTCTTCCATGGCTCATCGCCGGCCCTTTGGGACTGCACCTTCCAGTTCTACAGCAGAACTCACAGTCTCACACAGGAAAAGCCACACCAGCGCGTCGACTGCCGCTTTCCGACAGGCCAAGCTTGGGGCTACGCAgcctcccccaccatgcGAGACGCAATCagagcttctttcgagctcaacaagccccTCACCGCGGAACATGCCaaccctcgagaagatcacgAGCCCTctacaacagacacagttaATCACAGAATCTGGGAACGAAACCAGGTGAAcgtgagagcagcagaatctttCCGGGAAGCACACGTCGACATCGCAGCCGCGAGACGATACCATCCGGTCAGAATGGTGTCCACAGCGGAAATCGACCACCTCCGGTGGAGCATGGGACCACTTACTCtagagaacttcatgtttcacaagacctcgtctcccgacttgccaaacttcccacacacacttgcACGACCGAAGAAGTGGACTCAACGAAGCGACTACGGGGGCATCTCtgacgacatggtctgGCAGGAGGTAATGCATGACCTTCGAAAACACTACATcgccgacgccaacaaagcacaagttcttcacctcatGCGGATATCTCGACTTCCGCTCGtgaaatggagataccctgacgaccacgttttcaccaagaagaatccAGGATGCGGGCTCTGTGATAAGGCCATCATTCAGGATCTGCACGAGCATATCTTCTGCAAGTgcgaagttcttctttccatgttgaccaggatgaagattccgtcagtggactctctaaaggactggatctttaccgagtcgaaatgtggagtactcccctctttcccagggcatgtgaacagtgacgccccccggaaacatcaacaagtcaagacACGCAAATATCTGCGGGAATTGGCTtatgggatctggaagatggagagatcccTCCGGTACTCAGGGGACGACGCCACcctgggacatgtccaacagggtttgcttcaattcctgaaggaagcccagatgtgtttctacgatggacaaccgccagcacttcacgatgagcgagagtag
- a CDS encoding uncharacterized protein (Compare to YALI0C10879g, Full length Line element,uniprot|Q8NIP4 Yarrowia lipolytica gag-like protein) produces METAQAQASAGNSLGAPNPPPPDLSRGDGATSTETPNQTDIEKIQKNDKNDENNKKNDKNDKNDKKNDNNITLNAWKSKAEVKALLTSNPSTLKFNLNKERISEPLAAPNGRHTSGRFNVSYVASKENFFRRALDRSATPDWNLPISMFLEHLDNAAEVDEKDTISVLEGVIEKFDEIKGQVGLAEFDLSRHNLDIVPHLIDQINLEQDPEDCYQVGNGWHYLTSDALTDPHEQRMAVILETVSLIVEANTQDYRIMRKGSANPAGRRVLYYFNLPSYMKMERQTEDAFKIHLNAILNQFDVDIDQAIPGSSLLSGTLLMTSANHQNISGPVIAVRALLGSTLPQTIPDFFVNLDPTKARLTGSKLIKMHFANGDNICVKCKSTKHIREACPEKDMVTPKIFRTRAHQGTLPQRGKALASIHAPSTVEPPVQTRKFHHTPATHQWETVGTKSPRHRRTRDTSPQPTGQKPLRSYYNFEVLSDKTGEDTPEETEQTNQLPSTNQQHGTQNLPINIPASEEDTVPDDQETEQADVSMNGFDTQPDALAHPEVAPDVTQFLPPATPLNTEATNNGLPHDHTSPNTTNQTQPPPGSIHEGRPRGGHTTSSFSGEPSHTTLGKKHIAVFQTASSEVPVQILNPDRSENRLCWLPSQEVAKFIDGRCPTFLSTCHFKVFHDGATLSSVDEIVEPPNSPPNPPRVTTLHEVDTMLRPGQNQ; encoded by the coding sequence ATGGAAACAGCGCAAGCCCAAGCTTCGGCGGGTAACTCCTTGGGCGCTCCGAACCCCCCACCTCCTGATTTATCgcgaggtgatggagccaCCTCAACCGAAACCCCCAACCAAaccgacattgaaaaaatccaaaaaaacgacaaaaacgatgaaaacaacaaaaaaaacgacaaaaacgacaaaaacgacaaaaaaaacgacaacaatATCACCCTCAACGCCTGGAAGAGCAAGGCCGAAGTCAAGGCTCTCCTGACATCGAACCCCTCCACACTCAaattcaacctcaacaaggagcgaatTTCGGAGCCCCTTGCGGCGCCGAATGGTAGGCATACCTCCGGCCGTTTCAACGTGTCCTATGTAGCCAGCAAGGAAAACTTCTTCCGAAGAGCTCTTGACCGCTCCGCCACCCCTGATTGGAATCTTCCTATCTCCATGTTCCTCGAGCACCTCGATAACGCCGCTGaagtcgacgagaaggacaccATCAGTGTCCTCGAGGGCGTCATCGAAAAgttcgacgagatcaagggtCAGGTTGGTCTGGCGGAGTTTGACCTGTCCAGGCACAACCTAGACATCGTCCCCCACCTGATCGACCAGATTAACTTAGAACAGGACCCTGAAGACTGCTACCAAGTGGGAAATGGTTGGCACTACCTGACGTCGGACGCCCTCACTGACCCCCACGAACAACGAATGgctgtcattctggagacagttagtctcattgttgaggCCAATACTCAAGATTATCGCATCATGAGGAAGGGCTCGGCTAaccctgctggacgaagaGTACTTTACTACTTCAACCTACCCTCgtacatgaagatggagcgtCAGACGGAGGATGCTTTCAAGATCCACCTCAACGCTattctcaaccagttcGACGTAGACATTGATCAGGCCATTCCAGGTTCCTCCCTCTTGAGTGGCACCCTTCTGATGACCTCTGCCAACCATCAGAACATCTCGGGTCCTGTGATCGCAGTTCGTGCTCTCCTAGGCTCCACCCTGCCCCAGACCATCCCCGACTTCTTCGTCAACCTGGATCCCACCAAGGCTAGGCTTACCggctcaaagttgatcaAGATGCACTTCGCCAACGGCGATAACATCTGTGTTAAGTGCAAGAGCACTAAGCACATCCGGGAGGCCTGCCCCGAGAAAGACATGGTCACTCCCAAGATCTTCCGCACCCGCGCTCACCAGGGTACCCTCCCACAGAGAGGTAAAGCCCTTGCTTCCATCCATGCCCCATCCACCGTGGAGCCCCCGGTCCAAACTCGCAAGTTCCACCACACGCCTGCTACTCACCAGTGGGAGACCGTCGGCACTAAGTCCCCTAGACATAGACGGACTCGAGACACGTCCCCCCAACCCACCGGTCAGAAGCCCCTCCGATCTTACTACAACTTTGAAGTCTTGAGCGACAAAACCGGAGAGGACACAcccgaagagaccgagcAAACTAACCAGCTGCCCTCTAcgaaccagcagcatggaacTCAGAATCTAcccatcaacatccccgCCTCCGAGGAAGACACAGTTCCCGACGACCAGGAAACGGAACAGGCTGACGTATCCATGAACGGCTTTGACACCCAGCCTGACGCACTTGCTCACCCTGAAGTAGCCCCTGATGTCACCCAGTTTCTTCCCCCCGCTACCCCGCTTAacaccgaggccaccaacaacggcctTCCCCACGACCACACCAGTCCCAACACGaccaaccaaacacaaccccccCCCGGAAGTATCCACGAGGGccgaccccgaggagggcacaccacctccagttTCTCTGGCGAGCCCTCTCACACCACGCTCGGCAAGAAGCACATTGCGGTCTTCCAGACCGCCTCGAGCGAGGTTCCGGTGCAAATCCTGAACCCGGACAGGTCGGAGAACagactctgctggctgcCTTCTCAGGAGGTAGCAAAGTTCATTGACGGGAGGTGCCCGACATTCCTGTCTACATGCCACTTCAAAGTTTTCCACGACGGTGCGACACTCAGCTCggtagacgagattgtAGAACCCCCGAACAGTCCCCCGAACCCCCCTAGGGTGACCACTCTCCATGAGGTGGACACAATGCTCCGACCGGGGCAGAACCAGTAA
- a CDS encoding uncharacterized protein (Compare to YALI0C10901g, highly similar to uniprot|P06785 Saccharomyces cerevisiae YOR074c CDC21 thymidylate synthase, similar to Saccharomyces cerevisiae CDC21 (YOR074C); ancestral locus Anc_5.678), producing MTTLNEQGYLDLCARVIEEGESRDDRTGTGTLSLFAPPQLRFDLSNDILPLLTTKRVFYRGVLEELLWFVAGCTDGKKLSEKNIHIWDGNGSKEFLEKAGLGHRREGDLGPVYGFQWRHFGAEYKNCDTDYTGQGVDQLKQVIHTLRTNPHDRRIILSAWNPADLPKMALPPCHMFCQFYVSYKNSERGRLSCQLYQRSCDLGLGVPFNIASYALLTRMIAQVTDLDCGELIHTMGDAHVYKDHVDALKQQIARTPGQFPKLTFARDIKDIDGFNYEDFVLEGYKPQSKIEMQMSV from the coding sequence atGACCACTCTCAACGAACAAGGATACCTCGATCTGTGCGCACGCGTGATCGAAGAGGgtgaatcacgtgacgaccGAACCGGCACCGGgactctctctctgtttGCCCCCCCTCAGCTTCGATTCGATCTGTCCAACGACATTCTTCCCCTGCTCACCACCAAGCGAGTCTTCTACCGAGGcgttctggaggagcttTTGTGGTTTGTGGCTGGATGCACCGACGGCAAAAAACTGAGCGAGAAAAACATTCACATCTGGGACGGAAATGGATCTAAGGAGTTCCTGGAAAAGGCCGGGCTGGGCCACAGACGAGAGGGAGACCTGGGACCGGTCTATGGCTTCCAATGGCGCCATTTCGGAGCCGAGTACAAGAATTGTGACACGGATTACACTGGCCAAGGCGTGGACCAGCTCAAACAGGTGATACACACTCTCAGAACCAACCCTCACGACCGTCGAATCATTCTGTCTGCATGGAACCCCGCCGATCTCCCAAAGATGGCGCTTCCTCCCTGTCACATGTTTTGCCAGTTTTATGTGTCGTACAAAAACTCGGAACGAGGACGTCTGTCGTGTCAGCTGTATCAGCGATCATGTGACCTGGGTCTTGGAGTCCCCTTCAACATTGCCTCCTACGCTCTGCTCACCCGAATGATTGCCCAGGTCACCGATTTGGACTGTGGAGAGCTCATTCACACCATGGGAGACGCCCATGTGTACAAGGATCACGTGGACGCACtcaagcagcagattgCTCGAACGCCAGGCCAGTTCCCCAAGCTCACTTTTGCACGAGATatcaaggacattgacgGTTTCAACTACGAGGACTTTGTGCTCGAGGGATACAAGCCCCAGTCCAAGATTGAGATGCAGATGAGCGTTTAG
- a CDS encoding uncharacterized protein (Compare to YALI0C10923g, weakly similar to uniprot|Q12303 Saccharomyces cerevisiae Putative aspartyl protease YLR121C precursor) has product MIFSHLVLATVAAAGVVHVPLTGRALDDVPEVRDYLSKRAFPDGVVHADQIMGQVFYETYLQIGTPAQNLSFSFDTGSGNLWSPGKNSTSCEAGQCREDTMFDISASETWKFKRTGRWWGGNGIFGSETVRYAGQTLKNFEYWVSTDQMNNNFGIFGQSAFKDPSVSFVQGLAHAGKISRAVYSLNSEASITRWNLDAPKSEWRRTVNNVYYGGYDQAKYQGPLTAIDVDHYGGYKMPMSGFTVDGEFVDDGKNYTVVLDTGGLTLQVPNKTVGILAKKHGGEWSLKHDRWTIDCDAKPVLTYGFGYTQIDVEFDQFIKKAVGGPECLIQRMTFASDDQTQLLTGPPVISNALVIFDNDRNQILVAKAKYTDESNVVEITGDIPGAVQYKDFLAGKPLPGDKSAVASTLEVKATNV; this is encoded by the coding sequence atgaTCTTCTCTCACCTTGTGCTTGCAACTGTGGCCGCAGCTGGTGTTGTGCACGTGCCTCTGACGGGTCGAGCTCTTGATGACGTTCCCGAGGTTCGAGACTATCTGTCTAAGCGAGCCTTCCCCGACGGCGTGGTCCATGCCGATCAGATCATGGGCCAGGTCTTCTACGAGACCTATCTCCAGATCGGAACCCCTGCTCAGAACCTTTCATTCAGTTTCGACACCGGCTCGGGCAACCTGTGGTCTCCTGGAAAGAACTCCACCTCCTGCGAGGCTGGCCAATGCCGTGAGGACACTATGTTTGACATTTCTGCGTCCGAGACGTGGAAGTTCAAACGCACCGGCAGGTGGTGGGGTGGCAACGGCATCTTCGGATCAGAGACGGTCCGCTATGCTGGCCAGACTCTCAAAAACTTTGAGTACTGGGTCTCCACCGACCAAATGAACAACAACTTTGGCATTTTCGGCCAGTCTGCATTTAAAGACCCCTCGGTGAGCTTTGTCCAGGGTCTGGCCCACGCTGGTAAGATTTCCCGAGCCGTCTACTCCCTCAACTCCGAGGCCTCCATCACCCGATGGAACCTGGACGCCCCCAAGTCCGAGTGGAGACGAACCGTGAACAACGTCTACTACGGAGGCTATGACCAGGCCAAGTACCAGGGACCCCTGACCGCTATCGACGTGGACCACTACGGTGGATACAAGATGCCCATGTCCGGATTTACGGTCGACGGGGAGTTTGTCGACGATGGCAAAAATTACACCGTGGTTCTCGACACGGGAGGACTCACTCTTCAGGTGCCCAACAAAACCGTGGGGATCCTCGCCAAGAAGCACGGTGGAGAGTGGTCCCTCAAACACGACCGATGGACCATTGACTGTGACGCCAAGCCCGTGCTGACCTACGGATTTGGATACACCCAGATCGACGTGGAGTTTGACCAGTTCATCAAGAAGGCGGTCGGTGGACCCGAGTGTCTGATCCAGCGAATGACCTTTGCCTCGGACGACCAAACCCAGCTTCTCACGGGTCCCCCTGTCATTTCCAACGCTCTGGTCATTTTCGACAACGACCGAAACCAGATTCTggtggccaaggccaagtacaCCGACGAGTCCAACGTGGTTGAAATCACCGGAGACATCcctggagctgttcaaTACAAGGACTTTCTCGCTGGTAAGCCTCTTCCGGGAGACAAGTCCGCAGTTGCTTCTACTCttgaggtcaaggccaccAACGTCTAA